The region CGCCGGTCGCCACCTTGGCCGGCCCCCGAAGATGAATGGCCAGCAGATCACCGAGGCGCGGTCCCGCCTCGCCGGCGACGAGCCGGTGCGCGTGGTGGCGCGCGCCTATGGGGTTAGCGACAAGACGCTCAGAGCGACGCTGGCGCGGCAGGCGGGTTGAGGTGGAGGCGTTCCTGGAGCCCAAAAGAACCAAGGGGAGCCTTGCGGCTCCCCTGGCGTGTAGCTCCCTCGCGGGCAACGGACATTCGGTTTCCCAAAGCCGCAGAGCCTACATAGGCCCAAAGCGTTTATTTTTCAAGATCAAACGGTTTGGGTAGCCACGCCATCAGGCGTGCGAGGATCTCATTGAAATCCGCCTCTGAGACGAGCGGGATTTTACCCCGGACCTGAGATAGCCGGCTCGGCGCGATCGTGGAGGGCTGATTGCAGACTGCCCAGGATGCCTGCCCGTCTACGGAGGACGATAGCTTATAGGCCCAGCGGTTGTCGTCCTGTGGGTCCGTTGAGGTCGGGACGACCAGGCAAGGGCCGTGCAGCGCGTTCTTATAGGACACCACGACGACCGGACGTGTTTTCCACATCTCAGGGAGCTGGGAATCGCGCCAAAAGTCGCACCAGTAGAGCTGCCGGATTTTCGGCGCAGCGATGATCCGGGGCTTGACCCGTTGCGGCTTTTCTTCCGGCAGCGGCCCCTTTGGAGCCGGCCGTTCTCCGCCGCCGTCTGTCGCGCCATCGTTCATAGCTTGGCTTAACCCATTTCCGACTCGCGACCGAGAGGCCCCTCCTCCCAGCTAGTGTTCTTAATCGATCATTCACCCTATTAAGGAAACGTGTACATGTTCACACGTCCACTTGTGCGAGGGCTCACATGAGAACAATCGCGATCGTCAGCCAGAAAGGCGGGGCCGGCAAGACGACCCTCGCCATCCACCTTGCCACGGCAGCCGCAGGGGCCGGGCGCAGCGCTCTCGTGCTCGACGCCGATCCACAGGCGACGGCGAGCCATTGGGCCACATGGCGCGGCGGCGCCGAACCCGAGGTGGTCGATTGCGCCTCCCCTTCCCTTCTACCTCGAAAACTCCAGCAGGCTGCGGACCTGGGCGCGGAGTTGGCTATCATCGACACGCCGCCTCACGCCGACATCATGGCTCGGGAGGCGTGCAAGTCCGCCGACCTGGTGCTGATTCCATGCCGGCCGCAGGCTTTCGACCTGACCGCCGTCGAAACCACGGCGGGCCTCGTGTCGGCTGTTGGCAAGCCAGCGTTCGTGATCTTTATGGGCGGGCCGCAGCGGGCGCCCACGACCTATAGGGAAGCCCGCGAGCTTATCGAGGGGACGGCTGAGGTCGCGGGTCTGGGGCTTCGCGTCGCGCCGGTTATGTTGACCCAGCGCGCTATCTATCACCACAGCACCGCGAGCGGCCGAACCGCTCAGGAGGCGGAACCCGAAGGCAAGGCGGCCGAGGAGATTGCAGCGCTTTGGATGTGGGTAAGTGAACAAGTGAACATGAGCTCACGTTCGCGTGTGAACAATAAGGGACGCGCGGCATGAGCAAATTCGCAGGAATGAGAACGGCGCGCGTGGCTCAGGCCAAGCCCGCCGCTGAGGTGCTGGCGGCGCCGGAGAACGCCGCCGCATCTAA is a window of Phenylobacterium immobile (ATCC 35973) DNA encoding:
- a CDS encoding type II toxin-antitoxin system PemK/MazF family toxin, with product MNDGATDGGGERPAPKGPLPEEKPQRVKPRIIAAPKIRQLYWCDFWRDSQLPEMWKTRPVVVVSYKNALHGPCLVVPTSTDPQDDNRWAYKLSSSVDGQASWAVCNQPSTIAPSRLSQVRGKIPLVSEADFNEILARLMAWLPKPFDLEK
- the parA gene encoding ParA family partition ATPase, whose translation is MRTIAIVSQKGGAGKTTLAIHLATAAAGAGRSALVLDADPQATASHWATWRGGAEPEVVDCASPSLLPRKLQQAADLGAELAIIDTPPHADIMAREACKSADLVLIPCRPQAFDLTAVETTAGLVSAVGKPAFVIFMGGPQRAPTTYREARELIEGTAEVAGLGLRVAPVMLTQRAIYHHSTASGRTAQEAEPEGKAAEEIAALWMWVSEQVNMSSRSRVNNKGRAA